Sequence from the Sphingomonas koreensis genome:
ACTCGAGGCGGATGGTATCGAGCAGACGTTCGATCGCGGCATTCTCGCGCGGCGTGCCGCTGGGAACGACCTCCCAGTTGCAGTGCGAATAGTGGCGCGGATCGCGCAACCGCACCGGGCCCAGCGCGATCCGCCAGCCGCGCTGCGAGCCACCCGCCTGCCGGACCAGCGTGGAAACGATCAGATCCTGAAGCTGGCTGATGAGCATTGCCGCTCATTGGCGTGACGGTGGCGGGCGTGCAAGCGAGGAACATGGCACCGGTGGCGGCCGAGACCGGTCGTGAAAATGGTGCCTGCGGCCGCGTGGACGGATACTGATGTTAATTAAATCAGTAAGTTATGTCATGCCCATGCTTTCCCGTCCGGGTCAATTCGGCTACTTCGGTGTTGGGCGTGGTCATTTCGCTGCGATCTAGGATCGCGTGCCCTTAGGTCTGGCGTTTCAACAATGAGATGGTGCTGAAGCCGGACATGGAGTGCGTTTCGCGCCTGCGGCGCGACCACCCTCTATTCCGTGCGCTCCATCGAGCCCCTGCGGGTCAGCTGCGAGACGCCGGCACAGGCTGCGGACTAAAAGCCGTCGTCTGAGTATCTCGACCGGAACGCGGGTTCTTCGCGTTGTAATCTCTACGGATCCAGGCTGGCTCTCTGTGGTGAGCTCGTAGTTGTCGACAGAATCGTTCACAAGCGTCCGAGCGCGACCGCGCCAGTCCATGTGCGACTGATTGACGATGTTCTCGTTATGATCGCGGCGCAACGACACTAAGTCATTGGAATCGCTGGTGACCCCTACGGGAATCGAACCCGTGTTTCAGCCGTGAAAGCCATAGAACAAAACGTGTTCGGACGTTCCTGGACGTCAATGATTACAGATAGTTAGAGATAAGTCGTCCTTGCCGATCCCGGCAAATCCGGCTAGGATAAGAGAGAAATAATCGAGTCCCGCTTGTCTTATGGCCCGTACCGCCGTCGAAGTCCGGATACAGGACCGCACCGCCCGCGCGCGGCTCTTGCCCCGCAAGCGCCCCTATTGGCGCCAGCTCTCGCAAGGCCAGTTTCTCGGCTATTATCGCGGCAAATTGAAAGGCGCCTGGATCGCCCGCTATCACTGCGCCGACACGCAAGCCTATGTCACCGGCACGCTTGGCGAAGCCGACGACCTGCGCGACGCCAATGGCCGCGACATCCTCAGCTACAAACAGGCCTTCGACGCGGCGCTGCACTGGATCGAGATCGAGACCAACGGACCCGCTTCCAGCGCGAGCGATCCCGCCATGACCGTCGGCGACGCGACCCGCACCTATGTCGCCATGCGCGACGCTCGCCGCTCGAGCCAGGCCGGCCGCACCCTCAATTCCGACGCGCATTACAAGCTCAACCGCTTCGTGCTCGAGGATGAGAAGCTCTCCTCGGTCACCCTTGCCTGCCTCAGCGAAAGCGACCTGCGCGCCTGGCAGCTGCGCCTTGCCCGCAAGAAACCCGCGAGCATCCAGCGCGTCGTCAACGATCTGAAAGCCGCGCTCAATGCCGCGTTCGTCGAGCACCGCAAGGCACTGCCCGCCGACCTGCCCACCACGATCAAATACGGGCTCAAGATCGATGCGCCCGAAGTGCTGATCACCGTCGCGCGCGACAACCAGATCCTCAGCGACGACGAAGTCCGCCGCATCGTCGCCGCGGCGCTTCGCCTCGAGGAGGATTTCGGGCGGCTGGTCGCGCTGCTGGCCGCCACCGGCGCGCGCTTCTCGCAGCTTGCCCGCATGACCGTCGGCGACGTCCAGGCCGAACAAGCGCGGCTGATGATCCCGCAGTCGTTCAAGGGCAGAAAGCGCCAGCTCCAATATATCCGTGTCCAGGTCGGGCAGGACATCCTCGCCGCACTCCGGCCGGTGACCGAGGGCAGGACGCTCTCGGCGCCGCTGCTCGAGCATTGGCGCCACAGGCAGACCGGCCCGATGGAATGGGTGCGCGTCGATCGCGGCCCCTGGAGCGCGCCGTCCGAGATGACCCGGATGTGGAAGCGCACCGTCACAGCGGCCGGACTACCCGCCGCGACCATCCCCTATGGCCTGCGTCACTCCTCGATCGTGCGCGGCCTGCGCGCCGGGCTGCCGATCCGGCTGGTCGCCGCTCTCCACGACACCTCGGTCGCGATGATCGAGCGGCATTATTCGCGCTGGATCACCGAGGGGCTCGACGAACTGGTCGCGCGAGCGGTGGTGCCGCTGATGCCGATCGCGGCATGAGACAGGCATAGGACGGCCAGCCGCCAGACGCGTCATACCGCATCGCCATGCTCGCACGGCACCGGCATGCCAACGAAGATGGAAGCCGGCAGGCACGCGCTCGACCAAAGCGCGCCGATCGATCCCACCGACGCCGATCGATCTCGCGGCCCATCTCCATGCCGCACCGTAAGCGCTAGCCGACCGGCTTGCCGGCCCCGCACGAAAGATCGAGCGCCTTATCCCCCAGGCGGCCACAACCCTGGCCGAGTGCGATCGCCGAGAGGTCGGTGGCCGGATCGATCACCCGGTC
This genomic interval carries:
- a CDS encoding tyrosine-type recombinase/integrase, yielding MARTAVEVRIQDRTARARLLPRKRPYWRQLSQGQFLGYYRGKLKGAWIARYHCADTQAYVTGTLGEADDLRDANGRDILSYKQAFDAALHWIEIETNGPASSASDPAMTVGDATRTYVAMRDARRSSQAGRTLNSDAHYKLNRFVLEDEKLSSVTLACLSESDLRAWQLRLARKKPASIQRVVNDLKAALNAAFVEHRKALPADLPTTIKYGLKIDAPEVLITVARDNQILSDDEVRRIVAAALRLEEDFGRLVALLAATGARFSQLARMTVGDVQAEQARLMIPQSFKGRKRQLQYIRVQVGQDILAALRPVTEGRTLSAPLLEHWRHRQTGPMEWVRVDRGPWSAPSEMTRMWKRTVTAAGLPAATIPYGLRHSSIVRGLRAGLPIRLVAALHDTSVAMIERHYSRWITEGLDELVARAVVPLMPIAA